A section of the Flavobacterium ardleyense genome encodes:
- the kbl gene encoding glycine C-acetyltransferase has protein sequence MYGDIKNHLEKELQTIKDNGIFKKERVIVSPQGPEITISTGEKVLNFCANNYLGLSSHPEVVQAAKDTLDSHGFGMSSVRFICGTQDIHKDLEKAIAEFYGTEDTILYAAAFDANGGVFEPLFTEEDAIISDSLNHASIIDGVRLCKAKRFRYANSDMEDLEKQLIAANEAGARFKIIVTDGVFSMDGLVAPLDKICDLADKYDALVMVDECHATGFIGATGKGTMEAKGVMGRVDIITGTLGKALGGAMGGYTTANKEVIEILRQKSRPYLFSNSLAPAIVGASLKVFELLKKDTKLRDQLEWNTNYFKKGMLDAGFDIIDGDSAIVPVMLYDAQLSQTMADALLEKGIYVIGFFFPVVPKDMARIRVQLSAAHTKEHLDKAIQAFIEVGQDLNIIKTAK, from the coding sequence ATGTACGGAGATATTAAAAATCACCTCGAAAAAGAGTTGCAGACAATAAAGGATAATGGGATTTTTAAAAAGGAACGTGTTATTGTTTCGCCACAAGGACCAGAAATCACAATTTCGACCGGTGAGAAAGTGTTAAATTTTTGTGCTAACAATTACTTAGGGTTATCATCTCATCCAGAAGTGGTGCAAGCGGCAAAGGACACTTTGGATTCTCACGGATTTGGTATGTCTTCTGTTCGTTTCATTTGTGGAACTCAAGATATTCATAAAGATTTAGAGAAAGCAATAGCAGAATTTTATGGAACCGAAGATACTATTCTTTATGCGGCAGCATTTGATGCAAATGGAGGTGTTTTTGAACCTTTGTTTACAGAAGAAGATGCTATTATTTCAGATTCTTTAAACCATGCATCTATTATTGATGGTGTGCGATTGTGTAAAGCAAAAAGATTCCGTTACGCAAATAGCGACATGGAAGATTTAGAAAAGCAATTAATTGCCGCTAATGAAGCTGGTGCACGTTTTAAAATAATCGTTACAGACGGAGTGTTTTCAATGGATGGACTAGTTGCGCCACTTGATAAAATCTGTGATTTAGCAGATAAGTATGATGCTTTGGTCATGGTTGACGAATGCCATGCGACTGGATTTATCGGTGCTACTGGAAAAGGTACTATGGAGGCGAAAGGAGTTATGGGCAGAGTAGACATAATAACAGGAACTTTAGGTAAAGCTCTTGGGGGTGCAATGGGAGGATATACTACTGCAAATAAGGAAGTAATTGAAATTCTTCGTCAAAAGTCGAGACCTTATTTGTTTTCAAATTCATTAGCTCCAGCCATCGTTGGCGCTTCTCTTAAAGTTTTTGAACTTCTAAAAAAAGATACAAAACTTAGAGATCAGCTCGAATGGAACACAAATTACTTTAAAAAAGGAATGTTAGATGCAGGATTTGATATCATTGATGGCGATTCGGCAATCGTACCTGTGATGCTTTATGATGCTCAATTGTCACAGACAATGGCGGATGCGCTACTTGAGAAAGGAATTTATGTAATTGGGTTCTTTTTTCCAGTTGTACCAAAAGACATGGCTAGAATTCGAGTACAGTTGTCTGCCGCTCATACCAAAGAACATTTGGACAAGGCAATTCAGGCATTTATTGAGGTTGGACAGGATTTAAACATCATAAAAACAGCAAAGTAA
- a CDS encoding OmpA family protein, producing the protein MKHLNKFVAAAFIFAGLSSQAQDDNNKWAITFGANAVDTRFSAASSIEDQFSQYFNAKDNWNILPSVTYLNVSRYIGSGFSFGVTGSVNKIDKFVNERVSPSLDYEVTNPGDLNYYAVDGVIKYSFMELIGSKWFDPSIHVGGGHTWFGDAAQGTVNGGLGLAFWFTENVGVSFQSTYKHGFEDDRANFPNHMQHFAGLTFKFGGKDTDGDGIYDKDDACPDVPGLKEFNGCPDTDGDGIQDSEDDCPLEAGTVEMGGCPDTDGDGVRDIDDACPDVAGLKSLQGCPDADGDGIADKDDKCPTVAGPKENGGCPWPDTDGDGVLDKDDKCPEVKGTVANNGCPEMTEEAVMKLNAYAKTILFNSGKATFKEATIPVMKNITAILKEYPESRFMINGHTDSDGSNALNQTLSENRAAAVKNYLIENGIDASRLNSTGYGETKPIDSNKTAKGKANNRRVEVLLIKE; encoded by the coding sequence ATGAAACACTTAAACAAATTTGTTGCTGCTGCATTCATTTTTGCTGGTTTGAGCTCACAAGCTCAAGACGACAATAATAAATGGGCAATAACATTCGGAGCGAATGCTGTCGACACTAGATTTAGTGCAGCATCAAGTATTGAAGATCAGTTTTCTCAGTATTTTAATGCAAAAGACAACTGGAATATTCTTCCATCTGTAACTTACCTTAACGTATCTAGATACATTGGTAGTGGTTTCTCTTTTGGAGTAACTGGATCTGTAAATAAAATTGACAAGTTCGTTAACGAACGTGTATCTCCTTCTTTGGACTACGAAGTAACAAATCCTGGTGATTTGAATTACTACGCAGTTGATGGAGTTATTAAATATAGCTTTATGGAGCTTATTGGTTCAAAATGGTTTGATCCATCTATCCATGTTGGTGGTGGTCATACTTGGTTTGGCGATGCAGCACAAGGTACTGTAAATGGAGGTTTAGGTCTTGCTTTCTGGTTCACAGAAAATGTAGGAGTTTCTTTCCAATCTACATATAAACACGGATTTGAAGATGATAGAGCTAATTTCCCTAATCATATGCAGCACTTTGCTGGTCTTACTTTCAAATTTGGTGGTAAAGATACAGACGGAGACGGAATTTATGACAAAGATGATGCTTGTCCAGATGTTCCAGGTTTAAAAGAATTTAATGGTTGTCCTGACACTGATGGAGATGGAATCCAAGATTCAGAAGATGATTGTCCACTAGAAGCAGGTACTGTAGAAATGGGTGGATGTCCTGATACTGACGGAGATGGTGTTCGTGATATTGACGATGCTTGTCCTGATGTTGCTGGATTGAAATCACTTCAAGGTTGTCCTGATGCTGATGGAGATGGAATTGCTGACAAAGATGACAAATGTCCAACTGTTGCAGGTCCTAAAGAAAACGGTGGATGTCCATGGCCAGATACTGACGGAGATGGTGTACTTGACAAAGATGACAAATGTCCAGAAGTTAAAGGTACTGTTGCAAACAACGGTTGTCCAGAAATGACTGAAGAAGCTGTAATGAAATTGAACGCTTACGCTAAAACTATCTTGTTTAACAGTGGTAAAGCAACTTTCAAAGAAGCTACTATTCCAGTAATGAAAAATATTACTGCAATCCTTAAAGAATACCCAGAATCTAGATTTATGATTAATGGTCATACTGATAGCGATGGATCTAATGCGCTTAACCAAACGCTTTCTGAAAACAGAGCAGCAGCAGTTAAAAATTACTTAATTGAAAATGGAATCGATGCTAGCAGATTAAATTCTACTGGTTACGGTGAAACTAAACCAATTGATTCTAATAAAACTGCAAAAGGTAAAGCTAACAACAGACGTGTTGAGGTATTGCTAATCAAAGAATAA